From one Diachasmimorpha longicaudata isolate KC_UGA_2023 chromosome 8, iyDiaLong2, whole genome shotgun sequence genomic stretch:
- the LOC135165292 gene encoding DET1 homolog, translating into MAEKEGKIEFVTEECPIKPRKFLPQNIVIRLRRRETIGCLYPGTHVNNARQFYQNVFPNYTVVNVEKPPCFLRKFSPDGRYLVAFSADQTSIEVYKYKGASAAAQLLVGCDGEYVGDKNDSTSFHIRNSIFYRFFKPQCVVNVVDSNEQLNRECSLFTDDGRYVIVGSAKHIPEDLRPHFYQIYSNNEALTPNPRSPLEDYSLHLVDLKGGKLCATKRFYTDKIYLSHNQGLYLYKDILAVLSVQHQTIHIFQILDGMFINVRTIGRFCLEDESYLVASAWPGGNSRPFRDGTINSLKHKLLVYLYKRATWISANARDPYELRRFYQYFDQYNALRMWKMQLLDTNHILVRYASEEVATLQANDPNAHPALLVVYDMVSAKVLAAYDNASSHMLTQLENFSDFFRNADCQYICSPSNNIYARLMQQRFKQTIVSARYGGVTEATKRLLSQLPICAQSYSSSPYLDLSLFCYDDKWVSMMERPKACAEHPIRFYARDSGLLKFRMYAGMLGRTTPVIARRLVAFTFHPTDPFAISVQRTNAEYIVSFHVRHI; encoded by the exons ATGGCTGAGAAGGAGGGCAAGATCGAGTTTGTGACGGAGGAGTGTCCCATAAAGCCTCGAAAATTTCTACCTCAGAATATTGTGATAAGACTTCGTCGACGTGAAACAATCGGCTGCCTCTACCCGGGGACTCACGTCAACAATGCTCGACAGTTCTACCAAAATGTCTTTCCTAATTACACAGTTGTCAACGTAGAGAAGCCTCCCTGCTTCCTGAGGAAGTTCAGTCCTGATGGCAGATACCTGGTGGCCTTCAGTGCTGATCAGACTTCCATAGAGGTTTACAAGTATAAGGGGGCCTCTGCAGCTGCCCAACTCCTGGTCGGCTGTGATGGCGAGTACGTGGGAGACAAGAATGATTCCACGTCTTTTCATATTCGAAacagtattttttatcgatttttcaag CCACAATGTGTGGTAAATGTCGTGGATAGTAACGAACAATTGAACAGAGAATGCAGTTTATTTACTGACGATGGACGTTATGTAATTGTGGGATCAGCTAAACATATTCCTGAAGATTTGAGACCTCATTTTTATCAG ATTTATTCCAACAATGAAGCCCTCACCCCCAACCCCAGATCACCTCTCGAGGATTACTCTCTCCACTTGGTGGACCTGAAGGGTGGAAAACTCTGTGCCACCAAACGTTTTTATACTGACAAAATTTATCTGTCCCACAATCAAG GGCTCTATTTGTACAAAGATATCTTAGCAGTTCTTTCCGTTCAGCATCAGACGATacacatttttcaaatattggaTGGAATGTTCATCAATGTTCGAACAATTGGAAG atTCTGTTTGGAAGATGAATCCTACTTGGTGGCATCAGCCTGGCCAGGTGGAAACTCTAGACCCTTTCGAGACGGAACAATTAATTCTCTCAAACATAAATTACTAGTGTACCTGTACAAAAGGGCGACTTGGATCAGTGCTAATGCGAGAGATCCTTATGAGCTTCGAAGGTTCTACCAGTACTTTGATCAG TACAATGCTTTAAGAATGTGGAAAATGCAGTTACTTGACACTAATCATATCCTGGTAAGGTATGCAAGTGAAGAAGTGGCGACACTTCAAGCTAACGATCCTAATGCACATCCTGCCCTTCTCGTGGTCTACGACATGGTATCAGCGAAGGTTCTGGCTGCCTACGATAACGCCTCTTCCCACATGCTCACACAGTTGGAGAATTtcagcgatttttttagaaatgctGACTGCCAGTACATTTGCTCGCCTTCCAACAATATTTATGCCAG ACTAATGCAGCAGAGGTTCAAGCAGACCATTGTGAGCGCCAGATACGGTGGGGTGACAGAAGCCACTAAGAGATTACTCTCGCAGTTACCAATTTGTGCACAATCATATTCTAGCTCACCTTATCTCGATCTCTCGCTCTTTTGCTACGACGACAAATGGGTCTCGATGATGGAGAGACCAAAGGCCTGCGCTGAACATCCAATAAG atTTTATGCCAGAGATTCGGGTCTTCTGAAGTTTCGCATGTACGCTGGGATGCTTGGGAGAACGACTCCTGTTATTGCCAGACGTCTCGTTGCATTTACTTTTCATCCGACTGATCCATTTGCCATTTCTGTCCAGCGTACAAACGCTGAATACATTGTTAGTTTTCATGTTCGCCATATTTGA
- the LOC135165588 gene encoding protein regulator of cytokinesis 1-like, producing MADHQQGEASELIEKITQGLKETIPEFYKEWEIVGFDAVTQKKFENTIVAHHQALWSEMLTETKQRTSNLLESIETSTQKLQILSKELKTQVDLYCEEMALLDADRHLRRQLQELEEIKESRLSHLQDLLSKEMEICAVMGSKPVGLESPVPSEEQLQKFEIYISNQEAEMLRLKTVFKEVRMEIVKAMEALDYSPKLDFQRLVVNDYHNFVFSPSNMDKLEKLRDEMLEKLSAAKETVESKRQELLSLLEYLEVPQTDYQDFLEKNSGCDASTISLLNKEIKKCKEIRMKNMEKYVEKIRADIRDLWDTCKFGEKQRNAFKPYKYQNYSEDVLTLHELELEELKRFYQQNEKIFQLFNQYEEMFQKMVELELKSDDPNRLNNRGGQLLEEEKTRKLLTKNLPKTEANLKELLDEFHTQNGVFFTFDGLTFEEYVQREAEKWNEEKENLRLARARAKDVKKSGKKTPVSASRKNLTSAISMRGIQSSVKRKLPMDKSPVIIGNKKRMVQSEKTRPTLACGSRIRRSGKVSRKIFSNSLNKESPRRRKTPKIVVSDVSNDTLNIQPYEVFQEHISSRNELRSTLLSEQLLQNVRGEGKKMKTPVKTPVKPLRKHLVSSSTPHITPMSAPRRPSRSPRITNTPRLTTAPTNGLSHLKL from the exons ATGGCTGATCATCAGCAGGG AGAGGCTTCAGAGTTAATCGAGAAAATAACTCAGGGGTTAAAGGAGACCATTCCAGAGTTTTATAAGGAGTGGGAGATCGTGGGATTTGATGCTGTCACACAGAAAAAATTCGAGAATACTATCGTTGCACACCATCAG GCCCTCTGGTCCGAGATGCTCACCGAGACGAAGCAACGAACATCGAACCTCCTGGAGAGCATTGAGACATCAACTCAGAAACTTCAGATCCTCAGCAAGGAGCTCAAAACCCAAGTGGACCTATACTGCGAAGAGATGGCCCTCCTGGATGCCGACAGACACCTTCGGAGGCAGTTGCAAGAGCTAGAAGAGATAAAAGAGTCCCGTCTCTCCCACCTGCAGGATCTCCTctccaaagaaatggaaatttgCGCAGTGATGGGATCCAAACCAGTAGGCTTGGAGAGTCCAGTTCCCTCAGAGGAACAGCTTCAAAAATTCGAGATCTACATTTCAAACCAGGAAGCCGAGATGCTTCGCCTGAAGACGGTTTTCAAAGAAGTCAGAATGGAGATAGTGAAGGCAATGGAAGCATTAGATTATTCCCCAAAGTTGGACTTCCAGCGTTTGGTCGTCAACGATTACCACAACTTCGTCTTCAGTCCGTCAAATATGGACAAgctggaaaaattacgtgacgaAATGTTGGAGAAATTGTCCGCAGCAAAAGAGACAGTTGAGAGCAAGCGTCAGGAGCTGTTATCTCTGCTGGAGTATCTGGAAGTGCCCCAAACCGACTATCAAGACttcttggagaaaaattcaggCTGTGATGCAAGTACAATTTCCTTATTGAATAAGGAGATTAAAAAATGCAAGGAAATAAGGATGAAGAACATGGAAAAATACGTGGAAAAGATCAGAGCGGACATTAGGGACCTCTGGGACACCTGTAAATTCGGTGAGAAACAGAGAAATGCATTCAAACCTTACAAGTATCAAAACTACTCGGAGGACGTTCTGACACTTCATGAATTGGAATTGGAGGAGCTGAAGAGATTTTATCAGCAGAATGAGAAGATCTTTCAGCTTTTTAATCAGTACGAGGAGATGTTCCAGAAGATGGTGGAGCTTGAACTGAAATCCGATGATCCCAATAGATTGAATAATCGAGGCGGCCAATTACTGGAGGAAGAAAAGACCAGGAAATTGCTCACAAAAAATCTTCCCAAGACCGAGGCCAACCTCAAGGAACTTCTGGATGAATTTCACACTCAAAATGGTGTGTTTTTTACCTTCGATGGCCTCACCTTCGAGGAGTATGTTCAACGAGAGGCGGAGAAATGGAACGAGGAGAAGGAGAACCTCAGGCTGGCTAGGGCTAGAGCCAAGGACGTAAAGAAATCTGGTAAAAAGACACCAGTGAGTGCTTCACGAAAGAATCTCACAAGTGCTATCAGTATGAGGGGCATTCAGAGTTCCGTTAAGCGCAAGCTACCGATGGATAAATCACCAGTGATAATTGGTAACAAGAAACGCATGGTCCAAAGTGAGAAGACAAGACCAACACTCGCCTGTGGCTCCAGAATCAGGAGGAGTGGAAAAGTTTcgcggaaaattttttcaaattctttgAATAAAGAGAGCCCCCGTAGAAGAAAGACCCCGAAAATCGTCGTGTCAGATGTCTCCAACGATACATTGAATATTCAGCCTTATGAGGTCTTTCAGGAACATATCTCCAGCAGAAATGAACTCAGGAGTACTTTGCTGTCTGAACAATTGCTGCAGAATGTTCGTGGTGAAGGAAAGAAGATGAAGACACCTGTTAAGACACCTGTGAAACCGTTGAGGAAGCACTTGGTATCCTCTAGCACACCTCACATAACTCCAATGTCGGCTCCTCGCAGACCTTCCAGGAGCCCCAGGATCACCAACACCCCCAGGCTCACTACAGCGCCTACCAATGGGCTCTCTCACTTGAAATTGTAG
- the LOC135165295 gene encoding uncharacterized protein LOC135165295, whose protein sequence is MPNVCAVSGCTSGSKQNPQKFHYFTAPKDVMSQWKTATKRDDLDAGSSRKVICERHFLPEQITFQRKLIGPDGTVLGLSTYTKPRLEPRTIPSIFPWTEGWTSTRWQSTLCNSAVDVIEKSNEQSQVSCTLTNANGASSFEMPPSPPNSNNSKNTEPLMTLKQLCGEILKLSLPWEKKVVINGSTTSLFLFRIKEINTEEGPKLLLWKQISLSEDLIPRIYILNESLKRSPVFDGFFHPISRVEQLEELTLIIDRLPVCSGCQFQNELKQTNCDLIHMDVKGTWRHNRCPLLIADGISVKCEACQKIKRTVTQKIRRAANRAEVKRIRIVLSPKKKLAFSRKKMAKLSKT, encoded by the exons ATGCCTAATGTCTGTGCTGTCAGTGGGTGCACTTCGGGCTCTAAACAGAATCCgcagaaatttcattatttcactgCACCAAAGGATGTGATGAGTCAGTGGAAAACTGCGACAAAACGAGATGATTTAGATGCTGGCAGTTCCAGAAAAGTCATTtgtgaaagacattttttaccGGAACAAATTACTTTCCAACGCAAATTGATTGGACCCGATGGAACAGTTTTGGGTTTG TCCACGTACACCAAGCCAAGACTTGAACCAAGGACAATTCCATCGATATTCCCCTGGACAGAAGGATGGACTTCCACGCGATGGCAATCCACCTTATGTAATTCTGCAGTGGAtgtgattgaaaaatcaaatgaacaaTCCCAGGTGTCATGTACTCTCACAAATGCAAATGGAGCATCAAGTTTCGAAATGCCTCCCTCACCTCCAAATTCAAACAATAGTAAGAACACTGAACCCCTCATGACATTGAAACAACTATGTGGAGAAATTCTGAAACTATCTCTGCCTTGGGAGAAGAAAGTCGTGATCAATGGTTCAACAACTTCCTTGTTTCTCTTTCGAATTAAGGAAATAAACACTGAAGAGGGTCCTAAATTACTATTATGGAAACAAATATCTCTCAGTGAGGATTTGATACCTAGGATTTATATCTTGAATGAATCTCTAAAGCGATCTCCAGTGTTCGATGGCTTCTTTCATCCAATCAGCAGAGTGGAGCAACTGGAAGAATTGACCCTTATCATCGATAGGCTTCCGGTTTGCTCAGGGTGCCAATTCCAGAATGAATTGAAACAGACAAATTGTGATTTGATTCATATGGATGTTAAAGGGACATGGCGCCACAACCGTTGTCCTCTCTTAATAGCTGATGGTATCAGTGTTAAGTGTGAAGCCTGTCAGAAGATTAAAAGAACTGTAACGCAGAAAATTCGTCGGGCGGCAAACCGCGCCGAGGTAAAAAGAATTAGAATTGTTCTTTCTCCAAAGAAGAAATTGGCATTTTCTaggaaaaaaatggcgaaACTATCAAAAACATGA
- the LOC135165298 gene encoding uncharacterized protein LOC135165298 → MPSAQEPTYLFKVIPEPPQDFLTHDVDLLVSKIKENLRLSSLKARSSANQRCRTTPYLVPSRTKMRRLEGECRLQKSKDKNEDAPYEKLRELLEQGRLINEAVKKLQTTNIQALDDSEGEEEHMQGIQRVYRRKDYYYDSEDEPLPEFYDPELL, encoded by the coding sequence ATGCCGAGTGCTCAGGAGCCGACATACCTCTTCAAAGTTATTCCCGAGCCGCCGCAGGACTTCCTGACCCATGACGTAGACCTCCTGGTgtcaaaaataaaagagaaccTTCGACTCTCATCCCTCAAAGCAAGATCTTCGGCGAACCAGCGATGCAGAACAACCCCCTACCTGGTGCCCTCGAGGACGAAGATGAGGAGGCTGGAGGGAGAGTGCAGGTTACAAAAGAGTAAGGACAAAAATGAAGATGCACCCTACGAGAAGCTGAGGGAGCTGCTGGAGCAGGGGAGGCTCATCAATGAGgcagtgaaaaaattacaaacaaCTAATATTCAGGCGCTGGATGACTCTGAGGGTGAGGAGGAGCACATGCAGGGCATACAGAGGGTGTACAGGAGGAAAGACTACTATTACGACTCTGAGGACGAACCACTACCTGAGTTTTACGATCCTGAGTTGCTGTGA
- the LOC135165299 gene encoding bolA-like protein 3 has product MFGRIVNASHRHISLLSRVWNGQSGALAGKKAEEKMTALLKSKFPKAEVIEVIDISGGCGAMFEISVIAPEFKGLNTVKQHRLINETLKDEIKDMHGIRIHTSPSS; this is encoded by the exons ATGTTTGGAAGAATTGTCAACGCGAGTCATCGACACATTTCG ttaCTGTCGCGAGTGTGGAACGGCCAGTCTGGGGCACTGGCTGGTAAAAAAGCCGAGGAAAAAATGACAGCCCTCTTAAAGAGCAAGTTTCCTAAAGCAGAAGTCATCGAAGTCATCGATATTTCag GAGGATGTGGAGCAATGTTTGAGATTAGTGTAATAGCCCCTGAATTCAAAGGATTAAATACAGTCAAGCAACATCGGTTAATAAATGAA acACTGAAGGATGAAATAAAGGATATGCATGGCATCAGGATCCACACAAGTCCTTCATCCTAG
- the LOC135165289 gene encoding uncharacterized protein LOC135165289, whose amino-acid sequence MSITGTDLSSKIRQLLPDNSYKLTPKLLNDTCENTSVQPFLTWFCEHVGQENILLKEEVHLRKRLLETGVWLSGDELETELISAIGDTPELLKVAQVERISDGDIAREYDVEKEAYDADVRDIEGLEMSLKTFKDLEAQLDEEIESQESQLHKLQIQENKIYEDCTILVEEFDSACREAYEDVENLVGVYTNAAEKKGPPIVWTQVPFDLFIKHTDTYNNYLRFQVNRELKKMQNDVLSTSIHDHLDNEETSERIQNEKAYELVTCQKILITSTLQEIEARKNLCGVEAVAAHALEIYNNGEIKSPESVAQMKVEMAELISRRDILEETNSLMDIRLQEAAIYYGKFVITKILLENGQARLERKKRRLSKIDKLLHFARDMGHAHSDLLAILMQVQLRKLKEIIEFVNDARYHLAAEYSHASKRCEFMQKEQDKYCSIITAPSYKQNIFNELFSSLLLGKEKQTEALDLSTKQYDELLMGNKRMKEEVLGSDLDTRIDILAPLEKDVMTLYDYETSEGVTKSFKLMPYKISTQLEEVTRNVEAAQVAVNEARKKFKDIVTKTASGSLEREKSILWQRFLSDPETLKARYEEAQRIVDRSHFVNSLDS is encoded by the exons ATGAGTATCACAGGTACCGATTTGTCATCAAAAATTAGACAGCTATTACCGGACAATTCTTACAAACTCACaccaaaattattgaacgatACTTGTGAGAATACTTCGGTGCAGCCGTTTCTGACGTGGTTTTGTGAGCATGTGGGCcaggaaaatattcttttgaaAGAGGAAGTGCACTTGAGAAAACGTCTGCTGGAGACAGGGGTATGGCTGTCAGGTGACGAGTTGGAGACCGAATTGATCAGTGCTATTGGAGACACTCCAGAGCTGTTGAAAGTGGCGCAGGTTGAGAGGATAAGCGATGGGGACATTGCGAGGGAATATGACGTGGAGAAGGAGGCATACGACGCTGATGTTAGGGACATTGAAGGGCTGGAGATGAGCCTGAAGACATTCAA GGACTTGGAGGCCCAGCTGGACGAAGAGATAGAATCCCAAGAATCTCAACTTCACAAACTacaaattcaggaaaataaaatctaTGAAGATTGTACGATTCTCGTTGAGGAGTTCGATTCAGCCTGCCGTGAGGCTTACGAGGACGTTGAAAACCTCGTGGGAGTCTATACCAATGCCGCTGAGAAGAAAGGTCCTCCCATCGTGTGGACCCAAGTGCCTTTCGATCTCTTCATCAAACACACAGACACgtacaataattatttacgaTTTCAAGTGAACAGAGAGTTGAAGAAAATGCAGAATGATGTATTATCCACCAGTATCCATGACCATCTCGACAATGAGGAGACCTCTGAGCGAATACAGAATGAAAAGGCTTATGAACTGGTAACGTGCCAGAAAAT TTTAATAACATCAACTCTACAAGAAATTGAAGCTAGAAAAAATTTATGCGGTGTTGAGGCTGTTGCTGCTCATGCCCTGGAGATATATAATAATGGAGAAATTAAGTCCCCAGAGTCTGTTGCTCAAATGAA AGTTGAAATGGCAGAATTAATATCCCGACGTGACATCCTCGAAGAAACGAATTCACTAATGGACATTAGATTGCAAGAGGCTGCAATCTACTACGGAAAATTCGTAATAACTAAAATTCTCCTTGAGAATGGTCAGGCACGCTTGGAGCGCAAGAAAAGGCGATTATCGAAGATCGACAAATTGCTGCACTTTGCGCGTGACATGGGCCACGCACACTCAGATTTATTGGCGATACTCATGCAAGTGCAATTGCGAAAACTcaaagaaattattgaattcgtTAATGACGCAAGATATCATCTTGCTGCGGAGTATTCGCACGCCTCGAAAAGATGT gaGTTCATGCAAAAAGAGCAGGATAAATACTGTTCAATAATTACGGCTCCGTCGTACAaacagaatattttcaatgagtTATTTTCATCATTGCTTCTTGGAAAGGAAAAACAGACGGAAGCATTGGATTTATCGACAAAACAGTatgatgaattattgatgGGAAACAAGAGAATGAAAGAAGAGGTTCTTGGCTCTGATTTGGACACGAGAATCGATATACTGGCGCCTCT CGAGAAAGACGTCATGACACTTTACGATTACGAGACATCTGAGGGAGTGACGAAGAGTTTTAAACTGATGCCTTATAAAATATCCACTCAATTGGAGGAAGTGACGAGAAACGTTGAAGCAGCTCAAGTCGCTGTTAATGAAGCTAGGAAAAAGTTCAAGGACATTGTg ACTAAGACTGCAAGTGGCTCCCTGGAGCGTGAGAAATCAATCCTCTGGCAGAGATTTTTATCCGACCCCGAGACTCTGAAAGCTAGGTACGAGGAGGCCCAGCGAATTGTCGATCGTTCCCACTTTGTCAATTCCTTGGACTCGTGA